A genomic region of Thermodesulfovibrio aggregans contains the following coding sequences:
- a CDS encoding vitamin B12-dependent ribonucleotide reductase: protein MAKIKVKLELTNNAIEVLKRRYLKKNEEGKIVETPEELFDRVATAIAQIDAMYGKSEKEISKTKEEFYELMTSLKFLPNSPTLMNAGTPLGQLSACFVLPVEDSMEGIFDAVKYAAIIHKSGGGTGFSFSRLRPKGDVVGSTKGISSGPVSFMSVFDSATEAVKQGGRRRGANMGVLRVDHPDIIEFITCKDDLTKFTNFNISVGLTEEFMKAVINDEEYDLINPRTGQTVKRLKAKEVFDLIVHQAWKNGEPGIIFLDRINAANPTPLLGEIEATNPCGEQPLLPYESCNLGSINLAKMVKGDSIDWELLREVVWKAVHFLDNVIDANKYPLPLIEKNTKANRKIGLGVMGWADMLVQLKIPYNSKEALSLAEEVMKFILQEGRLSSQSLAKERGTFPNYPKSIYYDKMPLRNATITTIAPTGTLSIIAGCSSGIEPLFAICFVRNVMDGTRLIEVNPHFKKEMEKLGLWSDALAEKIAEKGSIQEIEEIPEQIKRIFVTAHEISPSDHIRMQAAFQRYVDNAVSKTVNLPNHATEDDVREVYLLAYRLGCKGVTVYRDGSRQGQVIQKGKTETQPLQISLKPRKRPEVLKGVTRLMKTGCGNLYVTINKDQEEKLFEVFTNIGKAGGCAASQAEAIGRLISLALRSGIEPEEIVKQLKGISCHAPVWSGNGKITSCSDAIAKAIEAEIRRSSYNLQKKDAPQIDSKSDEVAHYGACPECGSFLSYEEGCVICHSCGFTRCS from the coding sequence ATGGCAAAGATAAAGGTAAAGCTTGAACTGACAAACAATGCAATAGAAGTTTTAAAGAGAAGATATCTCAAAAAAAATGAAGAAGGTAAAATTGTAGAGACACCAGAAGAGTTATTTGATCGGGTAGCCACAGCAATTGCTCAAATAGATGCAATGTATGGGAAATCTGAAAAAGAAATCAGTAAAACAAAAGAAGAGTTTTATGAGCTTATGACTTCACTGAAATTCCTTCCAAACTCTCCAACTTTAATGAATGCAGGAACTCCTCTTGGGCAACTCAGTGCATGCTTTGTACTACCCGTTGAGGACTCTATGGAGGGAATCTTTGATGCCGTAAAATATGCTGCAATAATACATAAATCAGGTGGAGGAACCGGATTTAGCTTTTCTCGTCTGAGACCAAAAGGAGATGTGGTAGGTTCAACAAAAGGAATAAGTTCAGGTCCTGTATCATTCATGAGTGTTTTTGATTCTGCAACAGAAGCTGTAAAGCAGGGAGGACGAAGAAGAGGAGCTAATATGGGAGTTTTAAGAGTTGATCATCCTGACATTATTGAGTTTATAACCTGCAAAGATGATCTTACAAAATTCACAAACTTTAATATTTCTGTTGGGCTTACAGAAGAGTTTATGAAAGCAGTTATAAATGACGAAGAGTATGATTTAATAAATCCAAGAACTGGACAGACTGTGAAGAGATTAAAAGCAAAAGAAGTATTTGATTTAATTGTCCATCAGGCATGGAAAAACGGTGAACCTGGAATTATTTTTCTTGACAGAATAAATGCTGCAAATCCTACCCCTCTTCTTGGTGAGATTGAGGCAACAAATCCCTGCGGAGAACAGCCTCTTTTGCCTTATGAGTCCTGTAATCTCGGCTCAATAAATCTCGCAAAAATGGTAAAAGGAGACTCTATTGATTGGGAACTTCTAAGAGAAGTTGTATGGAAAGCTGTTCACTTTCTTGATAATGTAATTGATGCAAATAAATATCCTTTACCTCTAATAGAAAAAAATACAAAAGCAAACAGAAAAATAGGGCTTGGTGTTATGGGCTGGGCTGATATGCTTGTTCAGCTAAAAATTCCCTATAACTCAAAGGAAGCTCTTAGCCTTGCAGAGGAGGTAATGAAGTTCATCCTGCAAGAAGGAAGACTATCTTCTCAGAGTCTTGCAAAAGAAAGGGGTACATTTCCAAACTATCCAAAAAGCATCTACTACGATAAAATGCCTTTAAGAAATGCAACAATAACTACAATAGCGCCAACAGGAACATTGAGTATAATTGCAGGATGCTCCTCTGGAATTGAACCTCTTTTTGCCATATGTTTTGTAAGAAATGTAATGGATGGAACCCGTCTTATAGAAGTTAATCCCCATTTCAAAAAAGAAATGGAGAAGTTAGGACTCTGGTCTGATGCTTTAGCAGAAAAAATAGCTGAAAAGGGTTCAATTCAGGAAATTGAAGAAATTCCAGAACAAATTAAGAGAATATTTGTTACTGCCCATGAAATATCTCCTTCCGATCATATTCGCATGCAGGCAGCATTTCAAAGATATGTTGACAACGCAGTCAGTAAAACAGTAAATCTTCCAAATCATGCAACAGAGGATGATGTAAGAGAGGTTTATCTTCTTGCCTATCGTCTTGGATGTAAAGGTGTTACAGTTTATAGAGACGGCTCAAGACAGGGACAGGTCATACAAAAGGGAAAAACAGAAACACAGCCTTTACAGATAAGTTTAAAACCAAGGAAAAGACCTGAAGTACTTAAAGGTGTTACAAGACTAATGAAAACAGGATGTGGTAATCTCTATGTGACAATTAACAAAGATCAGGAGGAAAAACTCTTTGAAGTCTTTACAAATATTGGAAAAGCAGGTGGTTGTGCAGCATCTCAAGCAGAAGCAATAGGAAGGCTCATATCTCTTGCCTTAAGAAGTGGAATTGAACCAGAAGAAATAGTAAAACAACTTAAAGGTATTTCATGTCATGCTCCTGTTTGGTCAGGAAATGGAAAGATTACAAGCTGTTCAGATGCTATAGCAAAGGCAATTGAAGCTGAAATAAGAAGAAGTTCTTATAATTTGCAGAAAAAAGATGCACCACAGATTGATTCAAAATCCGATGAAGTAGCTCACTATGGAGCTTGCCCTGAGTGTGGAAGTTTTCTATCCTATGAAGAGGGTTGTGTTATCTGTCATAGTTGTGGATTTACCAGATGTAGCTAA
- a CDS encoding sodium:calcium antiporter, which translates to MTVDIFLLLFNLMLILLSAEIFTNGVEVFGRRLSLSQAVTGSILAAVGTALPETILPMVAIFMHKGEAAHSIGIGAILGAPFMLATLAFLMIGLTVFAGYISKRRSFIFEAEIPTVKRDLIFFLVMYSVGVFLPMLLKLHVIVAFLLIFGYIAYLYITFKSESSGILHEEKLYLNKILGKILPVGRFETFFSLLQALIALFIMIKGAHGFVSALQHISHQIGFDPLLFSLLVAPIATELPEKFNSVTWTFKGRDTLAMGNVTGAMVFQSTFPVSVGIIFTDWNITGYALVSVCLAIFASLILLGEIHLKRRISPFTLIFSGSFYLVYAFLVIKSF; encoded by the coding sequence ATGACTGTCGATATTTTTCTACTCCTTTTTAATCTTATGTTGATTTTACTTAGTGCAGAGATATTCACCAATGGAGTTGAAGTCTTTGGAAGGAGACTCTCCTTAAGTCAAGCAGTTACAGGAAGCATACTTGCCGCAGTAGGAACAGCTCTTCCTGAAACAATTCTTCCAATGGTAGCTATCTTTATGCACAAAGGAGAGGCAGCACACAGCATAGGTATTGGTGCTATATTAGGAGCTCCATTCATGCTTGCCACACTGGCATTTTTAATGATAGGACTTACTGTTTTTGCTGGATATATTTCAAAGAGAAGAAGTTTTATTTTTGAGGCAGAAATTCCCACAGTTAAAAGGGATTTAATTTTTTTTCTTGTTATGTATTCGGTAGGTGTTTTTTTACCAATGCTTTTAAAACTACATGTAATAGTTGCTTTTTTACTCATATTTGGATATATAGCATATCTCTATATTACCTTTAAAAGTGAAAGTAGCGGAATTTTACATGAAGAAAAGCTATATTTGAACAAGATTTTAGGGAAAATCCTGCCAGTAGGGAGATTTGAAACATTTTTCTCATTACTGCAGGCTTTAATTGCTCTTTTTATAATGATAAAAGGTGCTCATGGATTTGTCTCTGCCCTTCAACATATTTCTCATCAAATTGGATTTGATCCTCTCTTATTTTCTCTTTTGGTAGCACCAATTGCCACAGAACTTCCTGAAAAGTTTAACTCTGTAACATGGACATTTAAAGGAAGAGATACTCTTGCAATGGGCAATGTGACAGGAGCAATGGTTTTTCAGTCAACTTTTCCTGTTTCAGTTGGAATTATCTTTACAGATTGGAACATAACAGGCTATGCATTGGTGAGTGTCTGTCTGGCAATTTTTGCGTCTCTAATACTTTTAGGGGAAATTCACTTGAAGAGGCGAATTTCCCCTTTCACTTTAATCTTTTCAGGCTCTTTTTATCTTGTCTATGCTTTTTTGGTAATAAAATCCTTCTAA
- a CDS encoding ferritin family protein, whose protein sequence is MLSKIPFSMENLTDEDIDRQILRIGLIAELDAINLYEQLASLTKDEKIKAIFLDIAREEKTHVGEFLTLLLMNDEEQEDELEEGKEEVEELLEEEEE, encoded by the coding sequence ATGCTTTCAAAAATTCCCTTTAGTATGGAAAACCTTACTGATGAAGACATTGACAGGCAGATACTAAGAATTGGTCTTATTGCTGAGCTTGATGCTATCAATCTCTATGAACAGCTTGCCTCATTAACAAAGGATGAGAAAATTAAGGCAATTTTTCTTGACATTGCAAGAGAAGAAAAAACTCATGTAGGAGAATTTCTTACCCTTTTACTTATGAATGACGAAGAACAGGAAGATGAACTTGAAGAAGGAAAGGAAGAGGTTGAAGAGTTACTTGAAGAGGAAGAGGAGTAA
- a CDS encoding YtxH domain-containing protein, translating into MREEGKILAAFLIGGLIGAGLALLYAPKSGEETRKEIKKKAKELKKKTVRAAEDLYEEIEDLSEMLKDKVKEIKERGQELSSDAKKEILSQIEKLVKVIEDKKRRLLEKLE; encoded by the coding sequence ATGAGGGAAGAAGGAAAAATTTTAGCAGCCTTTTTAATTGGGGGACTTATAGGTGCAGGGCTTGCTCTTTTATATGCTCCCAAGTCTGGAGAGGAAACAAGAAAAGAAATTAAAAAGAAAGCTAAGGAGTTGAAGAAAAAAACTGTAAGAGCAGCTGAAGACCTCTATGAAGAGATTGAAGATCTCTCAGAGATGCTTAAAGACAAGGTTAAAGAAATTAAGGAGCGTGGTCAGGAATTAAGCTCAGATGCAAAAAAGGAAATTCTAAGTCAGATAGAAAAACTCGTAAAGGTTATTGAAGACAAAAAGAGGAGGCTTCTGGAGAAGCTTGAGTGA
- a CDS encoding endonuclease MutS2, whose product MIDKKILLELDFYKTLSLIKDFTSSSATKKAIEAISPFDEFEEASRTLKEFEEMQEGRSLNILSFPDISELIERSKKEGVIFEPAELTQFLKVLEVLENISSSVEELLNFSFLSQRIKTILGTNLSIGNPKLLEILENTVDEEGNILDSASSYLKYIRKQIKNTEERIKQKLEEMLNRADIQIFLQDRFITQRNNRWVIPVRMDSKGQVRGVVHDVSRSGETAFIEPEEIIPLSKKREELLIEQRVEEIRILKEVSFEVHQISESLKRQFNLLVYLDKMLSIYRFSKKFNASVPQLTKEITINLINARHPLLMLTTEVVPLQLELKNKKVLVITGPNAGGKTVTIKTVGLLTAMALSGLPIPASSSSVIPFVRNIYVDLYHEGSIEEHLSSFASHIVTLKTILEGADSESLVLLDEIGTNTDPEEGSALACAILEELKNRGSLTFATTHLSKVKIFAATQEDIEIASMLFDEATMTPLYKLSIGSLTPSYALEVAKRYGFPENVIRRALELKGTQDREIYELMKELERVKKEYNERLEEVEKIKNKILAEKDKLEREIIAASENKKKIIEQAKKEAQEMLIKLKKEINFLYEEAKKADRKRLREISRKISELSKQFSSEKSEHQEKIDPGDFVKIKNLNLSGKVLTIEDGRAKIQTDSIQIETEISELEKVLSPNMHEKTKSLGQFVLTSEGSSPKYGEFLPEKLDIRGMRVDEALSIVERYLNELSLKDLSRGLIIHGIGKGVLRDSIREYLKEHPLVKAFTKGNPDEGGDAVTVVELK is encoded by the coding sequence GTGATTGATAAAAAGATTCTTTTAGAGTTAGATTTTTATAAAACATTAAGTTTAATAAAAGATTTTACCAGTTCCTCAGCTACAAAGAAAGCTATTGAAGCTATTTCTCCTTTTGATGAGTTTGAAGAAGCTAGCAGAACTCTTAAAGAATTTGAGGAGATGCAAGAAGGCAGGTCTCTAAATATTCTTTCTTTCCCTGATATTTCTGAATTAATCGAAAGGTCAAAGAAAGAAGGAGTAATTTTTGAACCTGCTGAGTTGACTCAATTTTTAAAGGTTTTAGAAGTTTTGGAAAATATATCATCCTCTGTTGAGGAGTTATTGAACTTTTCCTTTTTAAGTCAAAGAATAAAAACTATTCTTGGCACTAACTTATCTATAGGCAATCCAAAACTCCTTGAGATACTTGAAAATACCGTTGATGAAGAAGGCAATATCCTTGATTCAGCCTCTTCCTATCTTAAATATATTAGAAAGCAGATAAAAAACACTGAAGAAAGAATAAAACAAAAACTTGAAGAGATGCTTAATAGAGCAGATATACAGATTTTTCTTCAGGACCGATTCATAACTCAAAGAAATAACAGATGGGTTATTCCTGTTAGGATGGACTCAAAGGGACAGGTTAGGGGAGTTGTCCATGATGTGTCTCGTTCAGGTGAAACAGCCTTTATTGAACCAGAAGAAATAATTCCTCTTTCTAAAAAAAGGGAAGAACTTTTGATTGAACAAAGAGTTGAAGAGATAAGAATTTTAAAGGAAGTCTCATTTGAAGTACATCAAATCAGTGAATCTCTAAAAAGACAGTTTAATTTGCTTGTCTATCTTGACAAGATGCTTTCAATCTACAGATTTTCTAAGAAATTTAATGCTTCAGTTCCTCAACTAACTAAAGAAATTACAATAAATCTAATTAATGCAAGACATCCTCTTTTGATGCTAACCACAGAGGTTGTCCCTCTTCAGTTAGAGCTTAAGAATAAGAAAGTTTTAGTGATCACAGGTCCAAATGCAGGAGGGAAAACTGTAACAATAAAAACTGTAGGACTTTTAACTGCAATGGCTCTTTCAGGGCTTCCTATTCCTGCAAGTTCTTCATCTGTAATTCCTTTTGTAAGAAATATATATGTTGATCTCTATCATGAAGGCTCAATTGAAGAGCATCTTTCAAGCTTTGCATCGCACATAGTGACTCTTAAAACCATACTTGAAGGTGCTGACTCAGAAAGTCTTGTTCTTCTTGATGAAATAGGAACAAATACAGATCCAGAGGAAGGTTCAGCTTTAGCCTGTGCAATTCTTGAAGAACTCAAAAATAGAGGCTCTCTTACCTTTGCAACAACTCATTTAAGTAAGGTAAAGATTTTTGCTGCAACACAAGAGGATATAGAAATAGCCTCAATGCTTTTTGATGAGGCAACAATGACTCCACTCTATAAATTAAGCATTGGGAGTCTTACTCCTTCATATGCTCTTGAAGTTGCTAAAAGATATGGATTCCCTGAAAATGTTATTAGAAGGGCTCTTGAATTGAAAGGAACTCAGGATAGAGAAATATATGAACTTATGAAAGAACTTGAAAGAGTTAAAAAAGAATATAATGAAAGACTTGAGGAAGTTGAAAAAATTAAAAATAAAATCCTTGCTGAGAAGGATAAATTAGAAAGAGAGATAATCGCAGCTTCTGAAAATAAGAAAAAAATTATTGAACAGGCAAAAAAAGAGGCCCAAGAGATGTTGATAAAACTGAAAAAAGAGATTAATTTTCTCTATGAAGAGGCTAAAAAAGCAGACAGAAAAAGACTTAGAGAAATATCAAGGAAAATATCTGAACTTTCAAAACAGTTTAGTTCTGAAAAATCAGAACATCAGGAAAAGATAGATCCTGGAGATTTTGTTAAGATCAAAAATCTTAATCTTTCAGGAAAAGTATTGACAATCGAAGATGGAAGGGCAAAGATTCAAACAGACTCTATACAGATTGAGACCGAAATAAGTGAACTTGAGAAAGTGCTGTCTCCGAATATGCATGAGAAGACTAAAAGTTTAGGGCAATTTGTTCTTACCAGTGAAGGAAGTTCTCCAAAGTATGGGGAATTTTTACCCGAAAAGCTTGATATTCGCGGGATGAGAGTTGATGAAGCTCTATCTATTGTTGAGAGATATTTAAATGAACTTTCACTTAAAGATTTATCAAGGGGTTTAATAATTCACGGCATTGGAAAGGGAGTTTTGAGAGACTCTATAAGAGAATATCTAAAAGAGCATCCTCTTGTAAAAGCTTTCACTAAAGGAAACCCAGATGAAGGAGGAGATGCTGTAACAGTGGTGGAACTAAAATGA
- a CDS encoding TIGR00725 family protein, whose product MKTVGVIGAGRADEELLQIAEEVGRLLAKEGVTVITGGLGGVMEAVSRGAFLEGGITVGILPTLKKEDANPYVKIPIPTGIGEMRNALIVRASDVLIAIGGEYGTLSEIALALKTGKNVIGIKTWDIRGVIEAKSAEEAVKKALNIKSKS is encoded by the coding sequence ATGAAAACTGTAGGTGTTATTGGAGCAGGCAGAGCTGATGAAGAGCTTCTACAAATAGCAGAAGAAGTAGGACGTCTTCTTGCAAAAGAGGGAGTTACAGTTATCACAGGTGGGTTAGGTGGAGTTATGGAGGCAGTAAGCAGAGGTGCTTTTCTTGAAGGAGGTATTACAGTAGGAATACTGCCAACACTTAAAAAGGAGGATGCCAATCCTTACGTAAAAATTCCCATTCCTACTGGTATTGGAGAGATGAGAAATGCTTTAATTGTAAGAGCCTCTGATGTATTGATTGCAATAGGTGGTGAGTATGGAACATTGAGTGAGATAGCCCTTGCTTTAAAAACAGGGAAAAATGTCATTGGAATAAAAACATGGGATATCAGGGGAGTAATTGAGGCTAAATCAGCAGAGGAAGCTGTAAAAAAAGCCCTAAATATAAAATCAAAATCGTAA
- a CDS encoding sensor histidine kinase — MAKFNLNIKWLFVLTMIILFTGITLTNYFFSLHLAEKNLNHHTETVALLFKSETERLINPVENFLYNVQALVCCKILNFNDIVKTNKFFMDFIKKYPYVTSINYGDGKGNGYLILNDRGKWLNRIKKAEYRQYVLWHTLNSDGEIIEKKIVKDNYDPRNTIWYKQALQSNDIYWSKEYTFRTTKDPGITASLLLCSDLKEVVGIDVMIKNLSLFLSKAKQKLHPEAKLYLISENEDLIAFSNEITPEPGKIYKLDKNIFPLLYHAIESEKNESFYKISFNNQKWFVKIENFNIRNRNLSLVTLLPQTVITKSLYLHLFYQIFASLILTFIVLIYITNRYINPLIEIARETSNLGFKEIYFDKFVRRKDEIGHLSKAISDASVKILEARVMERQLEELHYFESIKRSLGEAVHRFKDLINIIQGFATLAQPKVSNEFAKNALDQIINASKRAIYLSKEILSVTGERKYEMKVVDLNSILLSMKSKLETSASKSIQIVYEILDSSLPVKLDIEAFDEVLMNLITNAHDAMPEGGKLTIKTKIASFLNKKFAVLYVSDTGIGMDEETKKRIFEPFFTTKGAKGTGLGLSIVYRIIKDHEGFIEVESEIGKGTTFKIYLPISEGNS, encoded by the coding sequence ATGGCAAAGTTTAATTTGAATATTAAATGGCTTTTTGTGTTGACAATGATAATTTTGTTCACAGGAATTACTTTAACCAACTATTTCTTCTCCTTACATCTTGCTGAAAAAAATCTTAACCACCACACAGAGACTGTTGCTCTTTTATTTAAATCAGAAACTGAGAGATTAATTAATCCTGTTGAAAATTTTCTATATAATGTACAGGCTCTTGTTTGTTGCAAAATTTTAAACTTCAATGATATTGTGAAAACCAATAAATTTTTTATGGATTTCATTAAAAAATATCCTTATGTAACTTCAATAAACTATGGGGATGGTAAAGGAAATGGATATCTTATTTTAAATGACAGAGGGAAGTGGCTTAATAGGATTAAAAAAGCAGAATATCGGCAATATGTTTTATGGCATACTCTAAATAGTGATGGAGAAATAATAGAAAAGAAAATAGTAAAAGACAACTATGATCCAAGAAATACAATATGGTATAAACAGGCGCTCCAGAGCAATGATATTTACTGGAGCAAAGAATACACATTCAGAACAACAAAAGACCCGGGTATAACAGCTTCTCTATTGTTATGCAGTGATTTAAAGGAAGTTGTTGGAATTGATGTAATGATAAAAAATTTATCACTTTTTTTAAGTAAAGCCAAGCAAAAGCTTCATCCAGAGGCAAAACTTTATCTTATTTCAGAAAATGAGGATTTAATAGCTTTTTCAAATGAAATTACTCCTGAGCCAGGGAAAATTTATAAACTTGATAAAAATATTTTTCCTTTACTTTATCATGCCATAGAATCAGAAAAAAATGAGAGTTTTTATAAAATTAGTTTCAACAATCAAAAATGGTTTGTAAAGATAGAGAACTTTAATATTAGAAATAGAAATCTCTCGCTCGTAACACTGTTACCTCAAACAGTTATTACGAAATCCTTATATTTGCATCTTTTTTATCAAATTTTTGCTTCACTCATTCTTACATTTATTGTCCTTATTTATATTACGAATAGATACATAAACCCTTTGATAGAAATTGCAAGGGAAACATCAAATCTTGGATTTAAGGAAATATATTTTGATAAATTTGTTCGAAGAAAAGATGAAATAGGACATTTAAGCAAAGCAATTTCAGATGCTTCAGTAAAAATCCTTGAAGCAAGAGTAATGGAAAGACAATTAGAAGAACTTCATTATTTTGAATCTATAAAGCGTTCTCTTGGTGAAGCAGTGCACAGATTTAAGGATCTTATAAATATTATTCAAGGATTTGCCACCCTTGCTCAGCCAAAGGTATCAAATGAGTTTGCAAAAAATGCACTAGACCAGATAATTAATGCTTCCAAAAGAGCAATATATCTTTCAAAAGAAATATTGAGTGTTACCGGTGAGAGAAAATACGAAATGAAAGTTGTCGATCTAAACTCAATTCTTCTCTCGATGAAATCAAAATTAGAAACCTCTGCATCAAAATCTATACAAATAGTTTATGAAATATTAGATTCCTCACTTCCTGTTAAACTTGACATTGAAGCTTTTGATGAAGTTTTAATGAATTTAATAACAAATGCCCATGATGCGATGCCAGAGGGAGGGAAATTGACTATAAAGACAAAAATTGCTTCATTTTTAAATAAAAAATTTGCTGTTTTGTATGTTTCAGATACCGGGATTGGCATGGATGAAGAAACAAAAAAGAGAATATTCGAACCCTTCTTTACAACAAAAGGAGCTAAAGGAACAGGATTAGGACTTTCTATTGTTTACAGGATAATAAAAGACCACGAAGGTTTTATAGAAGTTGAAAGCGAAATAGGAAAGGGCACAACATTTAAAATCTATCTACCCATTTCAGAAGGAAATTCATGA
- a CDS encoding c-type heme family protein — MNLKNLSLNTKFTLSIILIIFAFCVLFSFLIYYHLKQKVIEDAHEKTRIIITQMDALGKYVKEELRPAIFKLLHETGKKDEFIVEGMSTTHVRLNVMRRFNNKIGNYIYKRVSLQPINPEHQANSLDMRLIDYFQNNSNSESWSGIVKIEGQEFLIIAKPIIAEKECLICHGKVKDAPKALLKMFPRNRDFTWKEGEIMGVESVSLPIASTLGEIKGIAISTFLFGLISLIFLFVGLQGAFWSFVIKPLKRLSLLFRGIVNGTEPLNQTIEVKTKDEIGELIFSFNQMSKYLFEAQEATKKYAETLQTIFEGITDPLALVNPDCTVEMTNHAYRKWILEGRAAVFNEKCDPEKIDPDKFCPVHFLKKVIDTKKPFSEYWEGEDQKHYFIHLYPIFNEKGDVIKVVHYVKDITEKRKIEEQMRITEKLAAIGQLSAGLAHEINNPLGGIRLCFNNLIATEMDEETKKRHIEVINQGLMKIQEIIKQLLDFSKQSELIVSLVSVNTLVENVLKLTDYLISKKGIKVVKKLSPDIPKIMIDSNKIEQVFLNIVLNAIQAMDGKEGTLTIQTYLKDDFCCISFTDTGPGIPENILPKIFDPFFTTKPVGQGTGLGLSVSKSIVEQHNGRITVETSRNGTTFIVELPLK, encoded by the coding sequence ATGAATCTTAAAAATCTCTCATTGAATACGAAGTTTACTCTTTCAATTATTTTAATAATTTTTGCCTTTTGTGTGCTCTTTTCTTTTCTTATTTATTATCATCTCAAGCAAAAAGTAATAGAAGATGCACATGAAAAAACAAGAATCATTATTACTCAAATGGATGCACTTGGTAAGTATGTTAAAGAAGAACTGAGACCAGCTATTTTTAAACTTCTTCATGAGACAGGTAAAAAAGATGAGTTTATTGTTGAGGGAATGTCAACAACTCATGTAAGACTTAATGTGATGCGAAGATTCAATAATAAAATAGGAAATTATATTTACAAAAGAGTTTCTTTACAACCTATAAATCCTGAACATCAGGCAAATTCATTAGATATGAGACTGATTGATTATTTCCAAAATAATTCCAATAGCGAATCATGGAGTGGAATAGTGAAAATAGAAGGACAAGAGTTTCTCATAATAGCAAAGCCTATCATTGCTGAAAAGGAGTGTTTGATCTGTCATGGAAAGGTTAAGGATGCCCCAAAGGCTTTACTTAAGATGTTTCCTCGTAACAGGGATTTTACATGGAAAGAGGGAGAAATAATGGGAGTAGAGTCAGTATCTCTTCCAATTGCTTCTACTTTAGGAGAGATAAAAGGTATTGCAATCTCTACTTTTTTGTTTGGTTTGATTTCTCTAATTTTCCTTTTTGTTGGACTTCAGGGTGCTTTTTGGAGTTTTGTGATTAAGCCCTTAAAAAGATTGAGTTTACTATTCAGAGGAATTGTCAATGGAACAGAACCTCTTAATCAAACAATTGAGGTAAAAACAAAGGATGAAATTGGTGAATTAATCTTTTCTTTTAACCAAATGTCAAAGTACTTATTTGAAGCTCAGGAGGCTACTAAAAAATATGCTGAAACTCTTCAGACAATTTTTGAAGGTATCACTGACCCGCTTGCTCTTGTAAATCCTGATTGCACAGTAGAGATGACAAACCATGCTTACAGAAAATGGATTTTAGAGGGCAGAGCTGCGGTATTCAATGAAAAATGTGATCCTGAAAAAATTGATCCGGATAAATTTTGTCCAGTTCATTTTCTTAAAAAAGTAATTGATACAAAAAAACCTTTTTCAGAATACTGGGAAGGAGAGGATCAAAAACATTACTTTATTCATCTTTATCCAATTTTTAACGAGAAAGGAGATGTTATAAAAGTTGTTCACTATGTTAAGGATATTACTGAAAAGAGAAAAATTGAAGAACAGATGAGAATTACTGAAAAACTTGCAGCAATTGGACAGCTTTCAGCTGGATTAGCACATGAAATTAATAATCCTCTTGGCGGAATCAGACTTTGTTTTAATAATTTAATAGCAACTGAGATGGATGAAGAAACGAAAAAAAGACACATTGAAGTGATAAATCAGGGATTGATGAAGATTCAGGAAATAATAAAACAACTTCTTGATTTTTCAAAACAAAGCGAGCTTATTGTATCTTTGGTTTCTGTAAATACTCTTGTAGAGAATGTTTTAAAATTAACTGACTATTTGATATCAAAAAAGGGAATTAAAGTTGTTAAAAAACTCTCACCGGATATACCAAAAATCATGATTGATTCAAATAAAATAGAACAGGTTTTTTTAAATATCGTTCTTAATGCTATTCAAGCAATGGATGGTAAAGAAGGAACTTTAACCATTCAAACTTATCTAAAAGATGATTTTTGTTGTATTTCCTTCACCGATACCGGGCCTGGTATTCCTGAAAACATTCTTCCAAAAATTTTTGATCCATTTTTCACAACAAAACCAGTTGGACAGGGCACAGGACTTGGACTTTCAGTAAGTAAATCTATTGTTGAGCAACACAATGGTAGAATTACTGTTGAAACTTCCAGAAATGGAACTACTTTTATAGTGGAGTTACCACTAAAATGA